In Thermothelomyces thermophilus ATCC 42464 chromosome 4, complete sequence, a single genomic region encodes these proteins:
- a CDS encoding RanGTP-binding-like protein (1| RanGTP-binding protein [Glomerella graminicola M1. 001]Contains conserved domain Ran-binding[pfam05508], The small Ras-like GTPase Ran is also implicated in spindle and nuclear envelope formation during mitosis), which yields MDALLQTLGAQTVNFAIRSGLALTSRYAVQQCSRLLKSVNDKAVRAELRTLQKVLDDRIKILSPALDLIEFKSSRGNAFLEAAVPLAKSLHREIVRLGKRLDSAATAEEECYGSSANRRGSRVSEAHHAELLAIVRDIKELLARIDRDIPLLQFAITVSGEKMSSTMTPGISPSRMMQASALLSFADAQFVANPRHPMQVGSCFTLSLYMLFLGHSQVGPSPGSEDVSPLTPPGNKDHRAKEVPYGLGEGERKPIWQEVIHKARVRLCRVPADWTFDPAQGYKPGHSYGSHFPEAVSRRRAVSLRGLSDGYSYHLEIIEDLDDGRLHDGDESRSRPYEDIPMAGLRESIPIHQISKIFYTDTGRILNIGNNDERGNNPVLLLKRDINAKCPIRMRQEWFEEPEPEKETESPSSTADDSSEFDEQEDVDRQLWEESEHSPKSWASQDGTRATCLPAHLDPEWLALEVYTEEDGSDDEDEADEVDEEGDDTRSESGARQQVLSGSAQASGDGLSPDSNILAQLEHVSISASSPAQDPGRQPAVCIQKPREDVGASYVTRSPFGSITSSLSLLEMLIRLTSLQEFQQASHLAIPDHILMFFLEETSTTGLHGEAHWQARTDAKRRMGFDPYTDSFPAQNGE from the exons ATGGATGCACTCCTGCAGACCCTTGGAGCTCAGACTGTCAACTTCGCCATCAGATCTGGCCTCGCTCTCACATCACGCTATGCTGTACAACAGTGTTCCCGACTGCTGAAGTCGGTCAATGACAAGGCGGTTCGCGCTGAGCTTAGGACGTTGCAAAAGGTTCTCGACGACAGAATCAAG ATCCTCTCACCCGCTCTCGACCTCATCGAGTTCAA ATCAAGCAGGGGCAATGCATTCCTAGAAGCGGCGGTGCCTCTCGCCAAATCACTTCACCGGGAAATCGTTCGCCTTGGGAAGCGCCTCGACAGCGCGGCCACTGCCGAAGAAGAATGCTATGGCTCAAGCGCCAACCGCCGTGGGAGCCGTGTGTCGGAAGCACACCATGCCGAGCTACTCGCCATCGTTAGAGACATCAAGGAGCTGCTCGCGCGCATCGACCGAGATATCCCGCTCCTGCAGTTTGCCATCACGGTGTCAGGTGAGAAGATGTCCAGCACCATGACGCCTGGAATCTCGCCGTCCAGGATGATGCAGGCTAGTGCTCTGCTCTCCTTCGCAGATGCGCAATTCGTTGCAAATCCCCGTCATCCCATGCAAGTTGGGTCTTGCTTTACCCTCTCCCTATACATGTTGTTTCTTGGCCACTCCCAGGTTGGTCCGAGTCCCGGCTCGGAAGATGTCTCGCCTTTGACTCCGCCTGGCAATAAGGACCATAGAGCCAAGGAAGTTCCTTACGGCCTTGGAGAAGGTGAGAGAAAACCTATCTGGCAGGAGGTGATCCATAAGGCGCGAGTACGGCTTTGCCGAGTCCCTGCCGACTGGACCTTTGATCCTGCTCAGGGATACAAACCCGGCCATTCCTACGGCTCACACTTCCCCGAAGCTGTTTCGCGGAGGAGAGCTGTCTCATTACGAGGGCTGTCAGATGGGTACTCGTACCACCTAGAGATCATAGAAGACTTGGATGACGGGAGGCTGCATGACGGGGATGAATCGAGATCTCGGCCCTACGAGGATATCCCAATGGCCGGCCTCCGAGAATCCATACCGATACACCAGATCTCCAAGATTTTTTACACAGACACTGGAAGAATTCTCAACATCGGAAACAACGATGAAAGGGGCAACAACCCAGTTCTCCTCCTGAAGAGGGACATCAACGCAAAGTGCCCAATCAGAATGCGGCAAGAGTGGTTTGAAGAGCCAGAGCCGGAAAAAGAGACTGAGTCACCCTCTAGTACTGCAGATGATTCATCCGAATTTGACGAACAGGAGGACGTTGATCGACAGCTATGGGAGGAAAGTGAACATTCTCCCAAGTCATGGGCAAGCCAGGACGGCACTCGAGCTACGTGCTTGCCTGCACACCTGGATCCTGAATGGCTGGCGTTGGAAGTGTACACAGAGGAAGACGGCAGCGATGATGAGGATGAAGCGGACGAAGTGGACGAAGAAGGTGATGACACTAGAAGCGAGTCTGGAGCCCGGCAACAGGTATTGAGTGGCAGCGCCCAAGCGTCTGGCGACGGGCTCTCGCCGGATTCCAATATCCTGGCTCAGCTTGAGCACGTCTCCATTAGCGCAAGTTCGCCTGCTCAGGACCCTGGTAGGCAGCCCGCAGTCTGTATCCAGAAGCCCCGGGAGGACGTAGGGGCCTCCTATGTCACGCGGTCTCCGTTTGGGTCGATCACATCGTCCCTATCGCTGCTGGAAATGCTGATCCGACTCACTAGCCTGCAGGAATTCCAGCAGGCATCGCACTTGGCCATACCGGATCACATTCTGATGTTCTTCTTGGAAGAGACCTCAACGACAGGTCTCCACGGCGAAGCACACTGGCAAGCGCGGACTGATGCGAAGCGGCGGATGGGGTTTGATCCTTATACAGACAGCTTTCCGGCGCAAAACGGGGAGTAG